The Mycolicibacterium parafortuitum nucleotide sequence TCGCATGAACACGCGCAGCCTCGAGGAGCGCTACGTGACTGATTCGATCACCCGGACCTACGTGCTCGACACTTCGGTATTGCTGTCCGACCCCTGGGCCATCACCCGTTTCGCCGAACACGAGGTGGTCGTCCCGCTGGTCGTCATCAGCGAACTGGAGGCCAAGCGCCACCACCACGAACTCGGGTGGTTCGCGCGGCAGTCGTTGCGCCTGTTCGACGATCTGCGCCTCGAACACGGACGTCTCGATGAGCCGATTCCCGTTGGGACACAAGGCGGTACGTTGCATGTGGAGCTGAACCACAGCGACCCGACGGTGCTGCCCGCAGGCTTCCGCAACGACAGCAACGACGCGCGCATCCTGACCGTCGCCGCCAACCTGGCCGCCGAGGGTAAGAACGTGACGCTGGTCAGCAAGGACATCCCGCTGCGGGTCAAGGCCGGTGCGGTCGGCCTGCTCGCCGACGAGTACCGCGCCCAGGACGTGGTGACCTCGGGATGGACCGGGATGGCCGAGCTCGAGGTCGCGGGCGAGGACATCGACCAGCTGTTCGCCGACGGCGAGGTCGACCTCGAGAGTGCCCGCGACCTTCCGTGCCACACCGGAGTTCGGTTGCTGGGCAGCAACTCTCACGCTCTCGGCCGGGTCAACCCGGATAAGAAGGTGCAGTTGGTCCGTGGTGACCGCGAAGTGTTCGGCCTCCGGGGAAGGTCCGCCGAACAACGCGTCGCACTCGATCTGCTGCTCGACGAGTCGGTCGGCATCGTGTCGCTCGGCGGCAAGGCGGGCACCGGCAAGTCCGCGCTGGCGCTGTGTGCGGGCCTGGAGGCGGTGCTGGAGCGGCGCACCCAGCGCAAGGTCGTGGTGTTCCGCCCGCTCTACGCCGTCGGCGGCCAGGACCTCGGCTACCTGCCGGGTAGCGAGAGCGAGAAGATGGGGCCGTGGGCGCAGGCCGTCTTCGACACCCTCGAAGGACTCGCCAGCCCGGCCGTGCTGGAGGAGGTGCTCTCCCGCGGGATGCTGGAAGTGCTTCCGCTGACCCATATCCGGGGCCGGTCGCTGCACGATTCGTTCGTGATCGTCGACGAGGCGCAATCACTGGAACGCAATGTGCTGCTCACCGTGTTGTCGCGGCTCGGCGCCGGCTCCCGGGTGGTACTGACCCACGATGTGGCGCAGCGCGACAACCTGCGGGTCGGCAGGCACGACGGTGTCGCGGCGGTGATCGAGAAGCTCAAGGGCCACCCGC carries:
- a CDS encoding PhoH family protein codes for the protein MNTRSLEERYVTDSITRTYVLDTSVLLSDPWAITRFAEHEVVVPLVVISELEAKRHHHELGWFARQSLRLFDDLRLEHGRLDEPIPVGTQGGTLHVELNHSDPTVLPAGFRNDSNDARILTVAANLAAEGKNVTLVSKDIPLRVKAGAVGLLADEYRAQDVVTSGWTGMAELEVAGEDIDQLFADGEVDLESARDLPCHTGVRLLGSNSHALGRVNPDKKVQLVRGDREVFGLRGRSAEQRVALDLLLDESVGIVSLGGKAGTGKSALALCAGLEAVLERRTQRKVVVFRPLYAVGGQDLGYLPGSESEKMGPWAQAVFDTLEGLASPAVLEEVLSRGMLEVLPLTHIRGRSLHDSFVIVDEAQSLERNVLLTVLSRLGAGSRVVLTHDVAQRDNLRVGRHDGVAAVIEKLKGHPLFAHITLLRSERSPIAALVTEMLEEISPGALP